The following are from one region of the Jatrophihabitans telluris genome:
- a CDS encoding protein-glutamate methylesterase/protein-glutamine glutaminase, protein MKQARVLIVDDSVVVRRIVSEGLSADPGIEVVGIAANGQLALDKLDKLDVDVVVLDIEMPVMDGLTTLREIRKRNRRLPVIMFSTLTERGAAATLEALSAGASDYVTKPANVGSVTESRERVRAELAPKIKALAEGAAARGFASARPAAPLSTAHLLNRSRPSLLPESANGLARTAQGGATGRPGTGARGQADRLGQPSTRPLARPRTAGTGPLILAIGCSTGGPEALSSILRELPADLPVPVVVVQHMPPVFTALFAERLDKGAKLTVHEARDGMPLSPGHVYLAPGDFHLEVERSGGGAAGRVQTKLHQRAQENFCRPAVDVLFRSVARAYGAQVLALVLTGMGSDGKLGAGDIAAAGGEILVQDRASSVVWGMPGAVAEAGLAHSILPLTEIAGQLVQRMPRRPPSLPTEFSNRARAPQHHLPLHGSEETPQ, encoded by the coding sequence GTGAAGCAGGCCCGGGTTCTCATCGTCGACGATTCCGTGGTCGTCCGGAGAATCGTCAGTGAAGGCCTGTCCGCCGACCCGGGCATCGAGGTCGTCGGCATAGCCGCGAACGGCCAGCTCGCCCTCGACAAGCTCGACAAGCTGGACGTCGATGTGGTCGTCCTGGACATCGAGATGCCGGTGATGGATGGCCTCACCACGCTGCGGGAGATCCGCAAGCGAAACCGGCGGCTGCCGGTGATCATGTTCTCGACGCTGACCGAACGAGGCGCGGCGGCCACCCTGGAGGCCCTCTCGGCCGGAGCCAGTGACTATGTCACCAAACCGGCCAACGTCGGCAGCGTGACCGAGTCCCGCGAGCGGGTCCGCGCGGAGCTTGCGCCCAAGATCAAAGCGCTGGCCGAGGGCGCGGCCGCGCGAGGGTTCGCCTCGGCGCGACCGGCCGCCCCACTCAGCACGGCCCACCTGCTCAACCGCAGCCGGCCCAGCCTTTTGCCCGAGTCGGCGAACGGACTGGCGCGCACCGCCCAGGGCGGCGCCACCGGCCGCCCGGGCACCGGTGCGCGAGGTCAGGCCGATCGACTCGGCCAGCCCTCGACGCGGCCGCTGGCCCGGCCCCGCACCGCCGGGACCGGACCGCTGATCCTGGCCATCGGCTGCTCGACGGGCGGACCGGAGGCCCTCAGCTCGATCCTCCGGGAGCTGCCCGCCGACCTCCCCGTCCCGGTCGTCGTCGTCCAACACATGCCGCCGGTGTTCACGGCGCTGTTCGCCGAACGTCTGGACAAGGGCGCGAAGCTGACCGTGCACGAAGCCCGCGACGGAATGCCCCTGTCGCCCGGGCACGTCTATCTCGCGCCGGGCGATTTCCATCTGGAGGTCGAGCGCTCGGGTGGCGGAGCCGCCGGGCGGGTCCAGACCAAGCTCCACCAGCGCGCCCAGGAGAATTTCTGCCGGCCGGCCGTCGATGTGCTGTTCCGTTCGGTGGCCAGGGCCTACGGAGCGCAGGTCCTGGCGCTCGTCCTGACCGGCATGGGTAGCGACGGCAAGCTCGGCGCGGGCGACATCGCCGCCGCCGGCGGGGAGATCCTCGTACAGGACCGGGCCAGCTCGGTCGTGTGGGGCATGCCCGGCGCGGTCGCCGAAGCCGGCCTGGCACATTCGATCTTGCCGCTCACCGAGATCGCCGGGCAGCTCGTGCAACGAATGCCCCGGCGGCCGCCGAGCCTACCGACCGAGTTCAGCAACCGAGCTCGCGCACCACAGCACCATCTCCCCCTGCATGGATCCGAGGAAACACCGCAATGA
- a CDS encoding chemotaxis protein CheW → MVQLATFFLGDHQCAVGVEHVQEVLLDQPRTRVPGAPEAVAGLINLRGQVVTALDLRVRLKLSPLSENGSSMNVVVRNGDEVWSLLVDRIGDVIEVPDSQFEPPPDTLTGRLRELIIGAYKLDGHLLLVLDVARVLDLASVGSAASAAA, encoded by the coding sequence ATGGTGCAGCTAGCCACTTTCTTCCTGGGCGACCACCAGTGCGCAGTCGGCGTCGAGCATGTCCAGGAGGTGCTGCTCGATCAGCCGCGTACCCGGGTGCCGGGTGCACCCGAGGCCGTCGCGGGGTTGATCAACCTGCGCGGACAGGTCGTGACGGCGCTGGACCTGCGGGTCCGGCTCAAGCTGTCGCCGCTGTCGGAGAACGGCTCCAGCATGAACGTCGTCGTGCGCAACGGCGACGAGGTCTGGAGTCTGCTCGTGGACCGGATCGGCGACGTCATCGAGGTACCCGACTCACAATTCGAGCCGCCGCCGGACACGCTGACCGGACGGCTACGGGAACTCATCATCGGTGCCTACAAGTTGGACGGACACTTGCTGCTGGTGCTCGACGTCGCCCGGGTGCTCGACCTGGCCTCGGTGGGCTCGGCGGCGTCGGCTGCCGCCTGA
- a CDS encoding nicotinate phosphoribosyltransferase, whose product MPDESTALFTDRYELTMLAAALADGTAERHCSFEVFGRRLPNGRRFGVVAGTGRLIEAIGDFTFTADQLAVLLETGAIDHRTADYLAGYRFSGRVEGYAEGEPYFPYSPILSVTGTFAEAVVLETLVLSVLNHDSAVAAAAARMVIAAGNRPIIEMGSRRTHEQAAVASARAAYLVGFASTSNLAAGARYAIPTAGTAAHAFTLLHDQEADAFASQVAALGVGTTLLVDTYDIGKGIDTAIAVAGPSLGAVRIDSGDLAVLAHQSRAQLDRLGATGTKIVVSGDLDEYSIAALAAAPVDSYGAGTAVVVGAGAPTAGLVYKLVEVDGRPVAKRSENKASRGGLKRAYRAHRASGTAIEERIAVNSGGYVAQADERPLTVALMVDGKAVDRPALAESRRHHRAAVSELPWEALKLSAGDPGLPVTFV is encoded by the coding sequence ATGCCGGACGAGTCGACCGCCCTGTTCACCGATCGCTACGAGCTCACCATGCTGGCCGCCGCGCTGGCCGACGGCACCGCCGAGCGGCACTGCAGCTTCGAGGTGTTCGGGCGGCGGCTGCCCAACGGACGTCGCTTCGGGGTGGTCGCCGGTACCGGTCGGCTCATCGAGGCCATCGGGGATTTCACCTTCACTGCCGATCAGCTGGCCGTGCTGCTGGAGACCGGGGCGATCGATCACCGCACCGCCGACTACCTGGCGGGCTATCGCTTCAGCGGCCGGGTCGAGGGCTACGCCGAGGGTGAGCCGTACTTCCCGTACTCGCCGATCCTTTCCGTGACGGGCACCTTTGCCGAGGCGGTGGTCCTGGAGACCCTCGTCCTGTCCGTGCTCAACCACGACTCGGCGGTGGCCGCCGCGGCGGCCCGGATGGTGATCGCCGCCGGGAACCGTCCGATCATCGAGATGGGCTCCCGGCGGACTCATGAACAGGCAGCGGTGGCCAGTGCCCGCGCGGCCTACCTGGTGGGCTTCGCCTCGACGTCCAACCTGGCCGCCGGCGCGCGGTACGCCATCCCGACCGCGGGTACGGCCGCGCACGCCTTCACCTTGCTGCACGATCAGGAAGCCGACGCCTTCGCCTCCCAGGTCGCCGCGCTGGGAGTGGGGACCACGCTGCTCGTTGACACCTACGACATCGGCAAGGGCATCGACACGGCCATCGCGGTGGCGGGCCCGTCGCTGGGCGCGGTGCGCATCGACTCCGGTGACCTGGCCGTGCTCGCGCACCAGTCCCGGGCCCAGCTCGACCGGCTCGGTGCCACCGGGACGAAGATCGTCGTCAGCGGCGACCTGGACGAGTACTCCATCGCCGCACTGGCCGCCGCGCCGGTCGACTCCTACGGCGCGGGCACCGCCGTCGTCGTCGGGGCCGGGGCGCCGACCGCCGGGCTGGTCTACAAGCTCGTCGAGGTGGACGGGCGACCCGTGGCCAAGCGCAGCGAGAACAAGGCCAGCCGCGGTGGGCTCAAACGGGCCTACCGCGCCCACCGCGCGTCCGGGACGGCGATCGAGGAACGGATCGCCGTGAACTCCGGCGGCTACGTCGCGCAGGCCGACGAGCGTCCGCTCACCGTTGCCCTGATGGTCGACGGCAAGGCTGTCGACCGTCCCGCCTTGGCCGAGTCCCGCCGCCATCACCGCGCGGCCGTGAGCGAGCTGCCCTGGGAGGCGCTGAAGCTGTCGGCCGGCGACCCGGGCCTGCCGGTCACGTTCGTCTGA
- a CDS encoding CheR family methyltransferase, with product MTLSAPAFDWVCATVEREAAIVLEPGKEYLVESRLTPLARSGGHPTVTAFVDKARTSADRRLREDIVEALTTNETSWFRDNSPFQVFSDEIMPYLKTERAAARQLRIWSAACSTGQEPYSLAMLLNEGLLPVGWRSEIIATDLSPAVLRQAEAGVYSQIEINRGLPANRLVRHFTRAGTKWAVNDDLKRMISFRKLNLAQPFPPMGQFDVIFLRNVLIYFSIQTRREILARMRAVCRPDGFLLLGGAETILGMDEHWQRFSQGRVSLYRPR from the coding sequence ATGACACTCTCCGCCCCCGCCTTCGACTGGGTCTGCGCCACAGTGGAACGTGAGGCTGCCATCGTGCTCGAGCCCGGCAAGGAATACCTCGTCGAGTCCCGGCTGACCCCGCTGGCGCGCTCTGGCGGGCACCCCACCGTGACAGCGTTCGTCGACAAGGCGCGCACCAGCGCCGACCGTCGGCTGCGCGAAGACATCGTCGAGGCCCTCACCACCAACGAAACCTCCTGGTTTCGGGACAACAGCCCGTTCCAGGTCTTCAGCGACGAGATCATGCCGTACCTGAAGACCGAGCGGGCCGCGGCGCGCCAGCTGCGGATCTGGTCGGCCGCCTGCTCCACCGGGCAGGAGCCCTACAGCCTCGCGATGCTGCTCAACGAGGGCCTGCTGCCGGTGGGCTGGCGCAGCGAGATCATCGCCACCGACCTGTCCCCGGCGGTGCTTCGTCAGGCCGAGGCGGGGGTGTACAGCCAGATCGAGATCAATCGCGGGCTGCCCGCCAACCGGCTCGTCCGACACTTCACCCGCGCGGGCACCAAGTGGGCGGTCAACGACGATCTGAAGCGGATGATCAGCTTCCGTAAGCTCAATCTCGCCCAGCCGTTCCCGCCGATGGGTCAGTTCGACGTGATCTTCCTGCGTAACGTGTTGATCTACTTCTCGATCCAGACGCGGCGCGAGATCCTGGCCCGGATGCGCGCTGTCTGTCGGCCGGACGGCTTCCTGCTGCTCGGCGGCGCCGAGACCATCCTCGGCATGGACGAGCACTGGCAGCGGTTCTCCCAGGGCCGGGTGTCGCTGTACCGCCCGCGCTGA